The stretch of DNA CGGCCGCGCGATCGGCGTGATCCCCGAGCTGCTGGTCGACAAGGAAGTCGGCCACAACGGGCTGTCGGAGCTGCACGTCGTGCCCGACATGCACCACCGCAAGAAGATGATGGCCGACCTGTCCGACGCGTTCGTCGCGCTGCCCGGCGGCGCGGGCACCCTCGAAGAGCTGTTCGAGGTGTACACGTGGGCGCAGCTTGGCTATCACCACAAGCCGGTCGCGGTGCTGAACATCGACGGCTTCTACGATCCGCTGATTTCGCTGCTCACGCACACGGTCAGCGAGGGTTTCATGCGTCAGACCTACTTCGACCTGCTGCAGATCGACACCGACCCGGCGAAGCTGATCGGCAAGCTGCAAAGCTACCGGCCGCCCGCGAAGGACAAGTGGTCGGAAATGCGCGACTCGGTCTGAGCGACCCGGTCTGAGGCGGTCCGCATCGAATCGTCCGGCGCGCGGGGCGCGTCTTCCATTCGTCCGTTCCACGTTCTCCTGAAGGGAATTCCGATGAGCAAGGTTGTCCTGATCACCGGCGCGAGCCGCGGCATCGGCCGCGCGACCGCGCGGCTGCTCGGCGCGCGCGGCTGGACCGTCGGCGTCAATTACCAGCACAACGAGCCGGCCGCCGACGAGACCGCCGCCGAAGTGGGCCGCGCCGGCGGCCGCGCGCGCGTGCTGCGCGGCGACGTCGCGAACGAGGCTGACGTGATCGCGATGTTCGATGCGCTCGAAAGCGCGTACGGGCGCATCGACGCGCTCGTCAACAACGCGGGGATCGTCGCGCCGTCGATGGCGATCGCCGACATGAGCGCGGAACGGCTGAAGCGGATGTTCGACGTGAACGTGTACGGCGCGTTCCTGTGCGCGCGCGAGGCGGCGCGGCGGATGTCGAAGGACCGCGGCGGCGACGGCGGCTCGATCGTCAACGTGTCGTCGGCGGCCGCGCGGCTCGGCTCGCCGAACGAATACGTCGATTACGCGAGTTCGAAAGGCGCGATCGACACGATGACGATCGGGCTCGCGAAGGAACTCGGCCCGCAGGGCATCCGCGTGAACGCGGTGCGGCCCGGCCTCATCGACACCGAGATCCATGCGAGCGGCGGCCGGCCCGAACGCGCGGCGGTGCTCGGCGCGCAGACGCCGCTCGGCCGGCCCGGCGCGGCCGACGAAGTCGCGGAAGCGATCGTCTGGCTGTTGAGCGACGCGGCGTCGTACGTGGCCGGCGCGCTCATCGACGTGAGCGGCGGCCGCTAGGCACGCCCGCCGCGTCGCGCGGCACGTTTCCGAACGACGTTCAGAACGACGACCCGGGCTCGCGCAGGAACGCGAGTTCGGCGTCCGTCGATACGCGGCCCAGCACCGCGTTCCGATGCGGATAACGGCCGAAGCGCCCGATCACCTTCGCGTGCCGCAGCGCGTAATCGTGGAAACCCCCGACGTCCCCGCTACCCGGCTCGCGCGCGAGTTCGCCGAAGAGCCGCAGCGATTCGCGCTGCGCGTCCGCCGATTCCGCGTGCTCGAACGGCAGGTACGCAAACACCCGATGGAAAAGCGTCGGCAACTGCCGGTCCGCGCCGCTCCCGACAAGCTGCTGCGCAAGGCCGAGCGCCTTCGCGTCGCCGGCGAACGCGAGCGCGGTGCCGCGATGACAGTTGCGCGAGAACTGGTCGAGCACGATCACCAGCGCGAGCGTACCGGCCGGCGTCGCGGTCCAGCCGTCGAGCGCGCCGGCCCGCGCCGCTTCGAGCAGCGCGCCGGCCCGCGCCGCTTCGAGCAGCGCGCCGAAACGGTCGCGCAGGTTCGTGTCGAACGCTTCGTCCTTCTTGAACCACATCTTGCGCTTGCGGCCGTAGTCGGCCGAGCCGGGTTCGCCGAACCAGAAGTCGAGCACGTCCCGCGCACGCGGATCGACTGCGTCGCGGTCGAGCGGGTACGGGCTGTCGCCTGGCGTGGCGCGGGTCGTTGTCAACGGAAGCCTCCCCCTGCTGCGTGATGCCGCCCGCCGTGAACGGCGAAGCGGCGGCGCGCCGAATCGCGGTCAACCGTTGCGGTTGCGCATCCAGTCGGCGGTCTCGAAGAACGAATGCAGCAGCCGTTCGCGCAGCGGCTCGGGCAGGCCGACGTCCTCCATCGCCCACGCCATGCAGCGCAGCCACTGGTCGCGCTCCGACGACGCGATCGCATACGGCAGGTGCCGCGCGCGCAGCCGCGGATGGCCGAAGCGGCTGATGTAGTGGTCGGGGCCGCCGAGCCAGCCGCACAGGAACCAGAACAGCTTGTCGCGCGAGCCGTCGAGCGTCGGCGGATGCAGCGCGCGAAGGCCCGTGAATTCGGCTTCGAGGTCCATCAGGTCGTAGAAGCGGTCAACGAGTTCGCGTACGCGCGCCTCGCCGCCGACAAGTTCGAAGGCCGTCGGCTGTTGCGGCGCTTCGTCGGCTGGATCGGTCATAAAGTCGGTGAATGCGGGAAACGGAAGGCGGCCGGCATACGCAACGACGCGCCGGCCGCCGGATCGCCGATTTTCGCACAGGTGCCGAGGCGGCATTCAGGGGATGGATCAAACGCGGATGCGGCGCGCGAAAGAAGCGGGCGTTGGGGCGCGGGCGCGAAACGGGATCGTCGCGACGGCCGGCGCATGCAGGTGCCGCCGCGCACCTGCATGCTTCGCGGTCCGGCCGCCGCCGTTCGCCGAGCTACGCTACGCGTCCCGCAACGACTGCAACGCCGGCCGCATCAGCACGTGCCGCAGGCTGATCCACCCGCCGACACCCGCACACACGATGCCGCCCGCGATCCCGGCCGGCAGCAGCCACGGATTGAACGCGAGGTGGAAGTCGAACACGCGCGTCGCGAGCACCCAGCCGATCAGCTGCGCGCCGATCGCCGCCATCAGCCCCGCGAGCGCGCCGACCGCGACGAACTCCGCGACCTGCACCGCGCGCACCTGCCGGTGCGACGCGCCGAGCGCGCGCAGCAGCGCGGATTCGCGCATCCGCTCGTCGCGGGTGCCGGCGAGCGCCGCGTACAGCACCAGCACGCCGGCCGCGAGCGTGAACAGGAACAGGAACTGCACCGCGCCGATCACCTGCTCCAGCACGCGCTGGATCTGCGCGAGGATCGGCGCAATGTCGATCGCGGTCACGTTCGGATACTTCGCGACGAGGCCGTCAACCGTGTCGCGCTGCGCGCCCGGCAGATGGAAGCTCGTGATGAACGTCGCCGGGAAGTCGCGCAGCAGCGGGGGCGGCATCAGCACGAAGAAGTTCACCTTGAACGACCCCCAGTCGAGCTTGCGCACGCTCGTCACCGGCGCCTCCACTTCGAGCCCTGCCACGTCGAAGCGCAGCACGTCGCCCGGCTGCACGCCGATGATCTTCGCGAGCCCCTGCTCGATCGACAGTTGCGGCTCGGCCGAATCGCCGTACCAGCGGCCCGCGGCGATCAGGTTGTCCGCCGGCAGGTCGGTCGTGTACGACAGGTTGAATTCGCGATCGACGAGCCGCCGCGCGTCCTCGGTCTTGTAGTTGTCCGGGTTCACCGGCTTGCCGTTGATCGACACGAGCCGGCCGCGCACCATCGGCGCGAGGTCGGCGTCCGCGATCCCGTGCGCGCGCAGATACGCGCCGACCGCGCCGCGCTGCTCCGGCTGGATGTCGATCAGGAATTCGTTCGGCGCGTCGGGCGGCGTCGACTTGCGCCAGCCGTCGACCAGGTCGTTGCGCGTCATCGCGATCAGCAGCAGGCACATCAGCCCGATGCCGAGCGCGGTGATCTGCAACGCGCTCGCGCCCGGCCGCCGCTCCAGCGACGCGAACGCATAACGCCAGCCGATGCCCGCGCGGACCTGTCCGCCGAAGCGCTCGCTGCGCGCGATCCGCGCCGCGCCCCACAACGCGAGCCGCGCGAGGCCGGCGAACACCAGCAGCCCGGCCGCGAAACCACCCGCGACGATGCCGCCGAGCTTCAGTTCGCCCGCCGCGAGCACCAGCAGCGCGGCGAACAGCACGATGCCGACGCCATACGCGGCCCACGCGGTGCGGCCTTCGTCGCCCCACTCGCGGCGCAGCACGCGCACCGGCGGCACGTGCGTCAGCGGCAGCAGCGGCGGCAGCGCGAAACCGAGCAGCAGCACGAGGCCGGCGGCGATCCCTTCGACGGCCGGCAGCGGCCCCGGATACGGCAGCGCGACGTCGATCAGGCTGCCGAGCAGCGCGAGCAGCGCCAGATGCCCCGCATACCCGAGCGCGACGCCGACCGCGCCGCCGGCGATCCCGAGCCCCGCGAACTCCAGCACGAACAGCGCGCGCAGCGTGCGCTGGCTCGCGCCGAGGCAGCGCAGCGACGCGCAGCCGTCGAGATGCCGGCGCGTGTAGCGATGCGCGGCCATCGCGATCGCGACGGCCGCGAGCAGTGCGGTCAACAGCGACACGAGCGTCAGGAAGTGACGCGCGCGGTCGATCGTCTGGCGCACCTGCGGCTGGCCGTCCTGCAGCGATTCGAACGCGACGCCGCGCATCTTGCCGCCATCGACCTGCGTGTGCGCGAACGCCGCGAAGTTCGCGACGGCCGGATCGGCGCCCGCGACCAGCAGCCGGTACGTGACGCGGCTGCCGTAAGCGATGAGGCCGGTGGACGGGAGTTCGTCCGCGCGCATCATCAGCCGCGGCGAGAAGTTCACGAACGAGAAACCGCGATCGAGTTCGCGCGTGATGACCGCGCCGATCGTCAGCGTGCGCGTGCCGACCTTCACGGTGTCGCCGACGCGCAGCTTCAACGCGCCGAGCAGTTCGTCGTCGACCCACGCGGTGCCGGGCGGCGGAATGCCTTGCGCGACGCGATCCGGCGCACCGGGCGACGCCGCGATCCGCAGTTCGCCGCGCAGCGGATAACCGTCCGAGACCGCCTTGATCGCGGCGAGGCGGGTGGGCGTTTGCGGGTCGCCGGGCTGCGTCTGCGCGGTTTGCGGCGGCGAAGCCGGCGTCCCCGCGCTCACCATGCTCGGGAAAATCGCGGTCGTCGCGGTGCGCAGCCCTTGCGCGCGTGCTTCGTTCGCGAACAGCGGATCGACCGGATGATCGGCGCGGACGATGAAGTCGGCGGCGATCATCCGCCGCGCATCGCGCTCCAGTCCGCGTTGCAGCCGGTCAGCGAGGAAACCGACGCTCGCGAGCGCCGCGACCGCGAGCACCAGCGCGAGCAGCAGCATCGTGAGTTCGCCCGCGCGCCAGTCGCGCGCGGTCATCCGCAGGGAGAGCCGCACGAGGTGCGGCCAGTCGGTGCGCGCCGGCTTCGGCGCGATGAACGGGCGGTTGGGGGTGGCGCGGCTCAATCGTGACGGCTCCGCAGCGAGCCGAAGCGCGACACCATGTGCGTCGCCATTCCGCGGAAGCCGCCCTGCACGCCGCGCCACAGGCGCGGCAGCGCCCACGCGGCGACCAGCAGGAAACACGCGAGCAGGATCAGGAACAGGAACGGCACGAACAGCGCGAGCAGCACGCCGACGAACGTGATGCCGTCCTCCGCGCCCGACGTGACGACGTTCGATACCGGCTCCGGCGACAGGTTGATCAGCGCGCGCGTGCCGGCCTTCGCGAGATGCGCGGTGCCGGCGAGCGTGCCGCCCGCGAGCGCGGCGACGGTCAGCAGCGCCGGATCGGCGTGGCCGAGCGAACCGGCCGCGAGCAGCGCGCCGGCCGGGATGCGGATGAACGTGTGCAGCGCGTCCCACAGCGAGTCGAACGCGGGGATCTTGTCGGCGAGGAATTCGAGGATCGTCAGCGCGGCGGCGACGCCGATCACCCATGGCGACGCGAGGAACGACAGCGTATCCGGCAGATGGATCGCGCCGACGCGTTGCAGCACGCCGACGATCAGCACGGTCAGGTAAAGACGCAGACCGCTGCCCCACGACAGGCCCGCTGCTAGCGAAAGTGGTTCCATGGCTGCCTCCTCGCGCGGGGCGCCGCCCAAGGCGGGCGTCCTGCCGCGGCCCGTGCAGGCCGCGCTCCGGGTGCGTCGGCCCGCGTCGCGTTCGCGGCGCGGAGTAGTTGGGGTGATGACGGTTCCATTATAGCCACGGCCGCTGCACCGCCGCAGCAAGGTGTCGCATTGCATTGAGCGGCAGTGGGCGGCGGATCGGCGTGTGGCGCAGGAGATTCGCGGCCGCCTCGCGCGGCGCGCGATTTCTCGCGCCGCCGAGCCCGCGCCGTAGTCCTTACGATCCGTAATGCGCGTGGCCGCGCGCGGCTACTGCGCGCCGACGAGCCGGTAGCCGACGCCCGTCTCGGTCACGATGAACTCGGGCTGCGCCGCATCGCGCTCCAGCTTCTGCCGCAGATGCGCCATGTAGATCCGCAGATAGTGGCTGCTTTCGACGTGCGACGGCCCCCACACCTCGCGCAGCAGTTGCCGGTGCGTGAGCACGCGGCCCGCGTCGCGCACCAGCGCCGCGAGCAGCCGGTATTCGATCGGCGTCAGATGCACCGGTTCGCCGTCGCGCGTCACGCGCCGCAGCGCGAGATCGACCATCACGCCGCCGAAACCGACCTGCGGCGCGTCGCCCGCTCCGCCGCGATTGCGCCGCCGCAGATGCGCACGAATCCGCGCGAGCAGTTCCGACACGCCGAACGGCTTCGTCAGGTAATCGTCGGCGCCCGCGTCGAGCGCGGCGACCTTCTCGCTTTCCTGGGTGCGCGCGGACAGCACGATTACCGGCAGGTCGCTCCAGCCGCGCAGTTCGCGGATCACGTCGAGGCCGTCGGTGTCCGGCAGCCCGAGATCGACGATCACGAGGTCCGGCTTGCG from Paraburkholderia caballeronis encodes:
- a CDS encoding LOG family protein — its product is MKAVCVYCGSSMGASPVYAEAAKAFGRALVAANLGLVYGGGKVGLMGVIADEVMAAGGRAIGVIPELLVDKEVGHNGLSELHVVPDMHHRKKMMADLSDAFVALPGGAGTLEELFEVYTWAQLGYHHKPVAVLNIDGFYDPLISLLTHTVSEGFMRQTYFDLLQIDTDPAKLIGKLQSYRPPAKDKWSEMRDSV
- a CDS encoding SDR family oxidoreductase, yielding MSKVVLITGASRGIGRATARLLGARGWTVGVNYQHNEPAADETAAEVGRAGGRARVLRGDVANEADVIAMFDALESAYGRIDALVNNAGIVAPSMAIADMSAERLKRMFDVNVYGAFLCAREAARRMSKDRGGDGGSIVNVSSAAARLGSPNEYVDYASSKGAIDTMTIGLAKELGPQGIRVNAVRPGLIDTEIHASGGRPERAAVLGAQTPLGRPGAADEVAEAIVWLLSDAASYVAGALIDVSGGR
- a CDS encoding DUF924 family protein, producing MTTTRATPGDSPYPLDRDAVDPRARDVLDFWFGEPGSADYGRKRKMWFKKDEAFDTNLRDRFGALLEAARAGALLEAARAGALDGWTATPAGTLALVIVLDQFSRNCHRGTALAFAGDAKALGLAQQLVGSGADRQLPTLFHRVFAYLPFEHAESADAQRESLRLFGELAREPGSGDVGGFHDYALRHAKVIGRFGRYPHRNAVLGRVSTDAELAFLREPGSSF
- a CDS encoding group II truncated hemoglobin, with translation MTDPADEAPQQPTAFELVGGEARVRELVDRFYDLMDLEAEFTGLRALHPPTLDGSRDKLFWFLCGWLGGPDHYISRFGHPRLRARHLPYAIASSERDQWLRCMAWAMEDVGLPEPLRERLLHSFFETADWMRNRNG
- a CDS encoding ABC transporter permease, producing the protein MTARDWRAGELTMLLLALVLAVAALASVGFLADRLQRGLERDARRMIAADFIVRADHPVDPLFANEARAQGLRTATTAIFPSMVSAGTPASPPQTAQTQPGDPQTPTRLAAIKAVSDGYPLRGELRIAASPGAPDRVAQGIPPPGTAWVDDELLGALKLRVGDTVKVGTRTLTIGAVITRELDRGFSFVNFSPRLMMRADELPSTGLIAYGSRVTYRLLVAGADPAVANFAAFAHTQVDGGKMRGVAFESLQDGQPQVRQTIDRARHFLTLVSLLTALLAAVAIAMAAHRYTRRHLDGCASLRCLGASQRTLRALFVLEFAGLGIAGGAVGVALGYAGHLALLALLGSLIDVALPYPGPLPAVEGIAAGLVLLLGFALPPLLPLTHVPPVRVLRREWGDEGRTAWAAYGVGIVLFAALLVLAAGELKLGGIVAGGFAAGLLVFAGLARLALWGAARIARSERFGGQVRAGIGWRYAFASLERRPGASALQITALGIGLMCLLLIAMTRNDLVDGWRKSTPPDAPNEFLIDIQPEQRGAVGAYLRAHGIADADLAPMVRGRLVSINGKPVNPDNYKTEDARRLVDREFNLSYTTDLPADNLIAAGRWYGDSAEPQLSIEQGLAKIIGVQPGDVLRFDVAGLEVEAPVTSVRKLDWGSFKVNFFVLMPPPLLRDFPATFITSFHLPGAQRDTVDGLVAKYPNVTAIDIAPILAQIQRVLEQVIGAVQFLFLFTLAAGVLVLYAALAGTRDERMRESALLRALGASHRQVRAVQVAEFVAVGALAGLMAAIGAQLIGWVLATRVFDFHLAFNPWLLPAGIAGGIVCAGVGGWISLRHVLMRPALQSLRDA
- a CDS encoding DUF4126 domain-containing protein — translated: MEPLSLAAGLSWGSGLRLYLTVLIVGVLQRVGAIHLPDTLSFLASPWVIGVAAALTILEFLADKIPAFDSLWDALHTFIRIPAGALLAAGSLGHADPALLTVAALAGGTLAGTAHLAKAGTRALINLSPEPVSNVVTSGAEDGITFVGVLLALFVPFLFLILLACFLLVAAWALPRLWRGVQGGFRGMATHMVSRFGSLRSRHD
- the kdpE gene encoding two-component system response regulator KdpE: MSDPSVAVVLIEDEKQIRRFVRVSLEGEGMSVFEAATGKQGLVEAATRKPDLVIVDLGLPDTDGLDVIRELRGWSDLPVIVLSARTQESEKVAALDAGADDYLTKPFGVSELLARIRAHLRRRNRGGAGDAPQVGFGGVMVDLALRRVTRDGEPVHLTPIEYRLLAALVRDAGRVLTHRQLLREVWGPSHVESSHYLRIYMAHLRQKLERDAAQPEFIVTETGVGYRLVGAQ